TGTCCTTGCTGTACTGATCTGTTTTCGCGCCTGGAAAAAAACGGAAAGTATCTCTGTGAATTCATCATGAAAATCTTGAAAAACAACGCGATCAGCACGATTGAGATTCTGGTCATCCTGATGATCAGCGCGATTCTTGCAATTCTGTTGTTTCCCGAAGTACAACAGGGCAGAACCAGTGCCCGCCGCGAATTCTTTCGCAGTCAGATGAAACAGATTGGACTGGCACTCCACCAGTATCAAGCAGACTATGGTTGTCTGCCTCCCCCGGTGGTGAAGAATGAGCAGGGTGTCGCACTACACAGTTGGCGGGCTTTGCTGCTGCCTTACTTGAAGTCTGCCCGCCATCTCAAAAACCGCCAACTGGATTATCATTTTGATGAACCCTGGAACAGCCCTCATAATCAAGAACTCGCTGCGAAGAACAGAGATCTATATCAACTCGACTGGCCGCCTCAAACAGGGACGCGACGAAGATCAAAGCTGGTAGCGGTCGTTGATGATTCAACTTTCTGGAGTGATTCATCTCAATGTCGCAAGTTGCCCGACGAAATTGATCGCGAGCATCACATCTTACTCATTGAAATCCCAGGGAATACCCCGAGCTGGAATACTCCAACGGATATCACGCTGGATGAATTACTGGCGTGGAGCAGACAGGATTTATTTGACGACTATGGCCCCCTGGCATTATTTGCCGATAGACATATCGAGTGGCTTTCTCCCAAAGAACTGCAAGGAGGCAACTTATGGAAAAAACTACAGCGTACTGATGCAAAGTAAACACGCTGTCACCAGCGAAATGAAGAGAACGATTCAGGGAGTAGTCTGTTCTTCGTTTTATTAAAGAGTTTGCTGGAGAATGTGAACCGCGCGATTTAGAACGAGAGCCTCTATCCTGGATAGTGTTGCATTCCAGGTGAACTTTGTGGGCCTGCGTGATTTCTATTCTCAATAAGCGACCTTATCAGTATTTTTCCAGAGATTAAATGCGTCCAGTGAATTATCAGTTGTCGCCTGAAATACTCGGAACCCATTACGCTCACGTTCCCGATAAGGCGTTGCCAGTTCCTGATAGAGATCCAGGTCAGAAAAATCAACGCCAGGTTCAGCTGCATCAAAACGTGTTGCTGAAAAAACGATTGTGTCAATGCGTGCCCAACGAATCGCAGCATAGCACATCGGGCATGGCTCGCAGCTGCTGTAAATTTCACAATGCGATGTGAGCCCCGGCTGAGGCAACTTGAGCCGAGTATCATCACGGCGGATCTGTCCCAGGTTGAACACTCCTAACTCCCTGGCAACGTTACGAACCGCAGT
The sequence above is a segment of the Gimesia algae genome. Coding sequences within it:
- a CDS encoding DUF1559 family PulG-like putative transporter, yielding MKILKNNAISTIEILVILMISAILAILLFPEVQQGRTSARREFFRSQMKQIGLALHQYQADYGCLPPPVVKNEQGVALHSWRALLLPYLKSARHLKNRQLDYHFDEPWNSPHNQELAAKNRDLYQLDWPPQTGTRRRSKLVAVVDDSTFWSDSSQCRKLPDEIDREHHILLIEIPGNTPSWNTPTDITLDELLAWSRQDLFDDYGPLALFADRHIEWLSPKELQGGNLWKKLQRTDAK